Proteins encoded in a region of the Variovorax sp. PAMC 28711 genome:
- a CDS encoding pyridoxine 5'-phosphate synthase yields the protein MTNIPATTALSVNLNKVALVRNTRHLGIPSVLFAASMCLDAGANGITVHPRPDARHIRAQDVHDLSALLSRDWPGVEFNIEGNPFHNLMDFVRERRPHQATFVPDSEDQATSDHGWRFPDDAERLRPLVAEAKSLGVRVSLFMDPEPQMMAAVKAIGADRVELYTEGYAASRGTSRADGVLKLYVETARAAQAVGLEVNAGHDLSRDNLSDFLRAVRGVREVSIGHAFVSDALELGYEATTREYLRCIADAQ from the coding sequence ATGACAAACATCCCGGCCACCACCGCACTGTCGGTCAACCTCAACAAGGTCGCGCTGGTGCGAAACACGCGCCATCTCGGCATCCCGAGCGTGCTGTTCGCTGCGTCGATGTGCCTCGATGCCGGTGCCAACGGCATCACCGTGCACCCGCGGCCCGACGCGCGTCACATTCGCGCGCAGGACGTGCACGACCTGTCGGCGCTGCTCTCCAGGGACTGGCCGGGCGTCGAGTTCAACATCGAAGGCAATCCGTTCCACAACCTGATGGATTTCGTGCGCGAGCGCCGGCCCCACCAGGCGACCTTCGTGCCCGACAGCGAAGACCAGGCGACCAGCGACCACGGCTGGCGCTTTCCGGACGATGCCGAGCGCCTGCGTCCGCTCGTCGCCGAAGCGAAGTCGCTCGGCGTGCGGGTGAGCCTTTTCATGGACCCCGAGCCGCAGATGATGGCCGCGGTCAAGGCGATCGGCGCGGACCGCGTCGAGCTCTATACCGAAGGCTACGCGGCATCGCGTGGCACGTCGCGTGCCGACGGCGTCCTGAAGCTCTACGTCGAGACGGCGCGCGCGGCACAGGCGGTCGGGCTCGAAGTCAACGCCGGCCACGACCTGAGCCGCGACAACCTCAGCGATTTCCTGCGGGCCGTGCGCGGCGTGCGCGAGGTGTCGATCGGCCACGCTTTCGTGTCGGACGCACTCGAACTGGGTTACGAAGCGACGACCCGCGAGTACCTGCGCTGCATCGCCGACGCCCAGTGA